One genomic segment of Gopherus flavomarginatus isolate rGopFla2 chromosome 11, rGopFla2.mat.asm, whole genome shotgun sequence includes these proteins:
- the LOC127031556 gene encoding olfactory receptor 10S1-like — MKPGNQTPVTEFILEGLPNTRELPSLFFLLFLFLYLLTLMGNALTLLTVLCDSRLHALPMYCFLGHLSFLDTCLSSVTVPKILAGLVGPSGRAISFGGCVVQLYTFHFLCSTECFLYTVMAYDRFLAVCQPLRYSVVMSRKTCLWLAAGTWLTGSIHAVIQAFLTFRLPYCGPNQVEYFLCDIPAMLKLACADTAANQIVILANIEAVGASCFLLICVSYAYIASAILKIHTVQGRQWAFSTCSAHLTLVLLYYGPPVFIYLHPSSSQASDGAVAVFYTAVTPLLNPFIYTLRNKEMKKALRKVKDKVSHTK, encoded by the exons ATGAAGCCAGGAAACCAAACGCCGGTGACAGAATTCATCCTGGAGGGACTCCCAAACACCAGGGAGCTTccctctctcttcttcctcctcttcctcttcctctaccTGCTCACCCTGATGGGCAACGCCCTCACCCTGCTGACTGTGCTCTGCGATTCTCGACTCCATGCCCTGCCCATGTACTGCTTCCTTGGCCACCTCTCCTTCCTTGATACCTGCCTCTCCTCCGTCACTGTGCCCAAGATCCTGGCTGGCTTGGTGGGGCCCAGTGGCAGGGCCATCTCCTTTGGCGGCTGCGTGGTGCAGCTCTACACCTTCCATTTCCTGTGCAGCACGGAGTGCTTCCTCTATACGGTAATGGCCTATGACCGCTTCCTGGCCGTCTGCCAGCCCCTGCGCTACAGCGTGGTGATGAGCAGAAAGACCTGCCTGTGGCTGGCAGCTGGCACCTGGCTAACCGGCTCAATCCATGCCGTGATCCAGGCCTTCCTGACCTTTCGCCTGCCCTACTGCGGCCCCAACCAGGTAGAATACTTTCTCTGCGACATCCCCGCCATGCTGAAGCTGGCCTGCGCCGACACAGCAGCCAACCAGATCGTCATTCTGGCCAACAttgaggcagtgggggccagctGCTTCCTGCTCATCTGCGTTTCTTATGCCTACATAGCCTCTGCCATCCTGAAGATCCACACAGTCCAAGGGAGGCAGTGGGCGTTCTCCACCTGCAGCGCCCACCTCACCCTGGTGCTGCTCTACTATGGACCCCCAGTCTTCATATACCTGCATCCCTCTTCGAGTCAAGCATCCGACGGGGCAGTGGCTGTATTCTATACTGCAGTCACCCCTCTGCTGAACCCCTTTATATACAcgctgaggaacaaggagatgaaAAAGGCCTTGAGGAAAGTA AAGGATAAAGTGTCTCACACAAAATAA